In Homo sapiens chromosome 11, GRCh38.p14 Primary Assembly, one DNA window encodes the following:
- the AKIP1 gene encoding A-kinase-interacting protein 1 isoform X1, with product MDNCLAAAALNGVDRRSLQRSARLALEVLERAKRRAVDWHALERPKGCMGVLAREAPHLEKQPAAGPQRVLPGEREERPPTLSASFRTMAEFMDYTSSQCGKYYSSVPEEGGATHVYRYHRGESKLHMCLDIGNGQRKDRKKTSLGPGGSYQISEHAPEASQPAENISKDLYIEVYPGTYSVTVGSNDLTKKTHVVAVDSGQSVDLVFPV from the exons ATGGACAACTGTTTGGCGGCCGCAGCGCTGAATGGGGTGGACCGACGTTCCCTGCAGCGTTCAGCAAGGCTGGCTCTAGAAGTGCTGGAGAGGGCCAAGAGGAGGGCGGTGGACTGGCATGCCCTGGAGCGTCCCAAAGGCTGCATGGGGGTCCTTGCCCGGGAGGCGCCCCACCTAGAGAAACAGCCGGCAGCCGGCCCGCAGCGCGTTCTCCCGGGAGAG AGAGAAGAGAGACCCCCAACccttagtgcttccttcagaacaATGGCTGAATTCATGGACTATACTTCAAGTCAGTGTGGG AAATATTATTCATCTGTGCCAGAGGAAGGAGGGGCAACCCATGTCTATCGTTATCACAGAGGCGAGTCGAAGCTGCACATGTGCTTGGACATAGGGAATGGTCAG agaaaagacagaaaaaagacatCCCTTGGTCCTGGAGGCAGCTATCAAATATCAGAGCATGCTCCAGAGGCATCCCAGCCT GCTGAGAACATCTCTAAGGACCTCTACATAGAAGTATATCCAGGGACCTATTCTGTCACTGTGGGCTCAAATGACTTAACCAAGAAGACTCATGTGGTAGCAGTTGATTCTGGACAAAGCGTGGACCTGGTCTTCCCTGTGTGA
- the AKIP1 gene encoding A-kinase-interacting protein 1 isoform c (isoform c is encoded by transcript variant 3), whose product MDNCLAAAALNGVDRRSLQRSARLALEVLERAKRRAVDWHALERPKGCMGVLAREAPHLEKQPAAGPQRVLPGEREERPPTLSASFRTMAEFMDYTSSQCGKYYSSVPEEGGATHVYRYHRGESKLHMCLDIGNGQAENISKDLYIEVYPGTYSVTVGSNDLTKKTHVVAVDSGQSVDLVFPV is encoded by the exons ATGGACAACTGTTTGGCGGCCGCAGCGCTGAATGGGGTGGACCGACGTTCCCTGCAGCGTTCAGCAAGGCTGGCTCTAGAAGTGCTGGAGAGGGCCAAGAGGAGGGCGGTGGACTGGCATGCCCTGGAGCGTCCCAAAGGCTGCATGGGGGTCCTTGCCCGGGAGGCGCCCCACCTAGAGAAACAGCCGGCAGCCGGCCCGCAGCGCGTTCTCCCGGGAGAG AGAGAAGAGAGACCCCCAACccttagtgcttccttcagaacaATGGCTGAATTCATGGACTATACTTCAAGTCAGTGTGGG AAATATTATTCATCTGTGCCAGAGGAAGGAGGGGCAACCCATGTCTATCGTTATCACAGAGGCGAGTCGAAGCTGCACATGTGCTTGGACATAGGGAATGGTCAG GCTGAGAACATCTCTAAGGACCTCTACATAGAAGTATATCCAGGGACCTATTCTGTCACTGTGGGCTCAAATGACTTAACCAAGAAGACTCATGTGGTAGCAGTTGATTCTGGACAAAGCGTGGACCTGGTCTTCCCTGTGTGA
- the AKIP1 gene encoding A-kinase-interacting protein 1 isoform b (isoform b is encoded by transcript variant 2) yields MDNCLAAAALNGVDRRSLQRSARLALEVLERAKRRAVDWHALERPKGCMGVLAREAPHLEKQPAAGPQRVLPGEKYYSSVPEEGGATHVYRYHRGESKLHMCLDIGNGQRKDRKKTSLGPGGSYQISEHAPEASQPAENISKDLYIEVYPGTYSVTVGSNDLTKKTHVVAVDSGQSVDLVFPV; encoded by the exons ATGGACAACTGTTTGGCGGCCGCAGCGCTGAATGGGGTGGACCGACGTTCCCTGCAGCGTTCAGCAAGGCTGGCTCTAGAAGTGCTGGAGAGGGCCAAGAGGAGGGCGGTGGACTGGCATGCCCTGGAGCGTCCCAAAGGCTGCATGGGGGTCCTTGCCCGGGAGGCGCCCCACCTAGAGAAACAGCCGGCAGCCGGCCCGCAGCGCGTTCTCCCGGGAGAG AAATATTATTCATCTGTGCCAGAGGAAGGAGGGGCAACCCATGTCTATCGTTATCACAGAGGCGAGTCGAAGCTGCACATGTGCTTGGACATAGGGAATGGTCAG agaaaagacagaaaaaagacatCCCTTGGTCCTGGAGGCAGCTATCAAATATCAGAGCATGCTCCAGAGGCATCCCAGCCT GCTGAGAACATCTCTAAGGACCTCTACATAGAAGTATATCCAGGGACCTATTCTGTCACTGTGGGCTCAAATGACTTAACCAAGAAGACTCATGTGGTAGCAGTTGATTCTGGACAAAGCGTGGACCTGGTCTTCCCTGTGTGA
- the AKIP1 gene encoding A-kinase-interacting protein 1 isoform d (isoform d is encoded by transcript variant 4), giving the protein MDNCLAAAALNGVDRRSLQRSARLALEVLERAKRRAVDWHALERPKGCMGVLAREAPHLEKQPAAGPQRVLPGEKYYSSVPEEGGATHVYRYHRGESKLHMCLDIGNGQAENISKDLYIEVYPGTYSVTVGSNDLTKKTHVVAVDSGQSVDLVFPV; this is encoded by the exons ATGGACAACTGTTTGGCGGCCGCAGCGCTGAATGGGGTGGACCGACGTTCCCTGCAGCGTTCAGCAAGGCTGGCTCTAGAAGTGCTGGAGAGGGCCAAGAGGAGGGCGGTGGACTGGCATGCCCTGGAGCGTCCCAAAGGCTGCATGGGGGTCCTTGCCCGGGAGGCGCCCCACCTAGAGAAACAGCCGGCAGCCGGCCCGCAGCGCGTTCTCCCGGGAGAG AAATATTATTCATCTGTGCCAGAGGAAGGAGGGGCAACCCATGTCTATCGTTATCACAGAGGCGAGTCGAAGCTGCACATGTGCTTGGACATAGGGAATGGTCAG GCTGAGAACATCTCTAAGGACCTCTACATAGAAGTATATCCAGGGACCTATTCTGTCACTGTGGGCTCAAATGACTTAACCAAGAAGACTCATGTGGTAGCAGTTGATTCTGGACAAAGCGTGGACCTGGTCTTCCCTGTGTGA